A genomic segment from Alistipes senegalensis JC50 encodes:
- a CDS encoding DUF6377 domain-containing protein, which yields MKIIPFAAILLSALSAFPVFGNDEAGLQELFRRLDRAIAHSGEYAARREVRIDSLKNELGREELPLRTCFDLTEQLADIYSSYQSDSSLLYFRRGLELAERIGDNDLTMRARSSIALCYSLGGRFYEAEEILNAISDTVSVSRRALQSYYVAQHRKNRELCYLTEPGARRDVFRLREHYYARRAAEIGEDTFTRLYYGYMDAILREDWPEATALCDSLLISLPSDSHEYAKAANHKAQLERRAGRPDRELAWFVCSALADIQSAVRDHGSLCAVSEKLLDRGDVERAMNYIRVAINDTRFFNSPSRSWRDMAILPQIESAYSERNARLHTMYIVLICVVLLFFVSAAAAGLYVLSQNRRLFAVQQTLRESNDKLNELARSLRETNGRLSCQNIRIADANRIKEVYIGGFLQTISEYINKLSATYQHVNKMLRDDRIAELRREYARSNIRNDELKEFYALFDKTFLGLFPSFIDEMNALLDAEACTEGRRDGELTTVLRIYALIRLGIADTATIAALLHCSIRTVYNYRSFVQRHVRPEVGDLEQRVQLIGINGNSDHSTQNPAI from the coding sequence ATGAAAATAATCCCATTCGCTGCAATCTTGCTCTCCGCCTTATCGGCGTTTCCGGTTTTCGGTAACGACGAAGCCGGATTGCAGGAGTTGTTCCGCCGGCTCGACCGGGCGATCGCCCATAGCGGGGAGTATGCCGCCCGGCGCGAAGTCCGTATCGACTCGCTCAAAAACGAACTGGGCCGCGAAGAACTTCCGCTGCGCACGTGTTTCGACCTGACCGAACAGCTCGCCGACATTTACAGTTCCTATCAGAGCGACTCCTCGCTGCTCTACTTCCGGCGGGGCCTTGAACTGGCCGAACGGATCGGCGATAACGATCTGACCATGCGCGCCCGTTCCTCGATCGCGCTGTGTTACAGTCTGGGAGGCCGTTTTTACGAGGCCGAGGAGATACTGAACGCCATTTCCGATACGGTGAGCGTCAGCCGCCGGGCCTTGCAGTCGTATTATGTGGCTCAGCACCGCAAGAACCGGGAACTCTGCTACCTGACCGAGCCCGGGGCGCGGCGCGATGTCTTCCGCCTGCGCGAACATTATTACGCACGGCGTGCGGCGGAGATCGGCGAGGACACCTTCACGCGGCTTTACTACGGTTATATGGATGCGATTCTTCGGGAAGACTGGCCCGAGGCGACGGCTCTGTGCGACAGTCTGCTGATCTCCCTGCCGTCCGATTCGCACGAGTACGCGAAGGCGGCCAACCACAAGGCGCAGCTCGAACGAAGGGCGGGCCGTCCCGATCGTGAATTGGCGTGGTTCGTGTGTTCGGCCCTGGCCGATATTCAGTCGGCGGTGCGCGATCACGGCTCGTTGTGCGCCGTTTCCGAAAAACTTCTCGATCGGGGGGATGTCGAGCGGGCCATGAACTATATCCGTGTGGCGATCAACGATACGCGCTTTTTCAACTCTCCGAGCCGTTCGTGGCGTGACATGGCCATCCTTCCGCAGATCGAGTCGGCGTACAGCGAGCGCAACGCCCGGTTGCACACGATGTATATCGTGCTGATATGCGTCGTGCTGCTGTTCTTCGTATCCGCCGCTGCCGCGGGGCTGTACGTGCTGTCCCAGAACCGGCGGCTTTTCGCCGTGCAACAGACTCTCCGCGAGTCGAACGACAAGTTGAACGAACTGGCCCGGAGCCTGCGCGAAACGAACGGCCGGCTGAGCTGCCAGAACATCCGCATCGCCGATGCCAACCGGATCAAGGAGGTCTATATCGGCGGATTCCTGCAAACCATCTCGGAATACATCAACAAGCTCTCGGCCACCTATCAGCATGTCAATAAAATGTTGCGCGACGACCGGATCGCGGAGCTTCGCCGCGAGTATGCCCGCAGTAATATCCGCAACGACGAACTGAAGGAGTTCTACGCTCTTTTCGACAAGACTTTTCTGGGGCTTTTCCCCTCCTTCATCGACGAGATGAACGCTTTGCTGGACGCCGAAGCCTGCACGGAGGGGCGCCGCGACGGGGAGCTCACCACCGTTCTGCGTATTTATGCGCTGATCCGTCTGGGCATTGCCGATACGGCGACCATCGCCGCCTTGCTGCATTGTTCGATCCGCACGGTCTATAATTACCGCTCCTTCGTCCAGCGCCACGTGCGTCCGGAGGTCGGCGATCTGGAACAACGGGTGCAGCTGATCGGCATCAACGGAAATTCCGACCATTCAACTCAAAATCCTGCAATATGA
- a CDS encoding endonuclease/exonuclease/phosphatase family protein, with amino-acid sequence MTRNLRFAALLLLAGVFAAAPAVQGARPGKKKAQTVRLMDYNIADGMWYDQYNRYDRFVAWVRTQDPDVFAICEGATHWNEHKKTVSKEQMPRYLPDSLHLLAERWGHPYTAIGPYQDNYPVAFTSKYPIEVVQRIGEGLSHGALHVKINGVNYVVLHLWPQRYSMGDKTRKDNGGEAFRVEEMRRILDATILNPKFAGEKHWLMMGDFNSHSPLDKPFHGTRNYDVHDLVRSAYSHDIVGDWFSGEFVPSTTGGKARIDFIYCTDGIWDGVKRVETVHDAFTDKASDHRPIVVEFRTPKKTK; translated from the coding sequence ATGACACGCAATCTGAGATTCGCAGCCCTGCTGTTGCTGGCGGGCGTTTTTGCGGCCGCCCCGGCCGTGCAGGGCGCCCGGCCCGGAAAGAAAAAGGCGCAGACGGTGCGCCTGATGGACTACAACATCGCCGACGGCATGTGGTACGACCAGTATAACCGTTACGACCGCTTCGTCGCGTGGGTCCGGACGCAGGACCCCGATGTTTTCGCCATCTGCGAAGGCGCGACGCATTGGAACGAGCACAAAAAGACCGTCAGCAAGGAGCAGATGCCGCGCTACCTGCCCGACAGCCTGCACCTGCTGGCCGAACGCTGGGGGCATCCCTATACCGCGATAGGCCCCTATCAGGACAACTATCCCGTGGCCTTCACCTCGAAATACCCGATCGAGGTGGTGCAGCGCATCGGCGAGGGGCTTTCCCACGGCGCCCTGCACGTGAAGATCAACGGCGTCAATTATGTCGTGCTGCACCTTTGGCCGCAGCGCTATTCGATGGGCGACAAGACCCGCAAGGACAACGGCGGCGAGGCTTTCCGCGTGGAGGAGATGCGCCGGATTCTCGATGCCACGATCCTCAATCCGAAATTCGCCGGTGAGAAACACTGGCTGATGATGGGCGATTTCAATTCGCATTCGCCGCTCGACAAACCGTTTCACGGCACGCGCAACTATGATGTGCACGATCTCGTGCGCAGCGCCTACTCCCACGACATCGTCGGCGATTGGTTTTCCGGGGAGTTCGTGCCCTCGACCACGGGCGGAAAGGCCCGCATTGATTTTATCTATTGCACGGACGGGATCTGGGACGGCGTGAAACGGGTCGAAACCGTTCACGACGCTTTTACCGACAAGGCTTCGGACCACCGTCCGATCGTCGTGGAGTTCCGTACCCCGAAAAAGACGAAATGA
- a CDS encoding sodium-translocating pyrophosphatase produces MNIPSIFWIVPAASVVALAFAWLFYSLMKREDEGTERMREIAGHVRKGAMAYLRQQYKVVGIVFVVLALFFAYLAYGAGVQNGWVPFAFITGGFFSGLAGYFGMKTATYASARTANAARQSLDRGLKVAFRSGAVMGLVVVGLGLLDISFWYVILTWFVDAAGPQKLVVITTTMLTFGMGASTQALFARVGGGIYTKAADVGADLVGKVEAGIPEDDPRNPATIADNVGDNVGDVAGMGADLYESYCGSVLATAALGAAAFASAGSEALQMKAVLAPMLIAAVGILLSIIGIFLVRTKEGATMRELLHSLGVGVNFSSLLIAVATFGILYLLGIGNWVGLSFSVITGLVAGIIIGQATEYFTSHSYKPTQKIAGSAQTGPATVIIAGIGSGMISTAVPVITIGAAIVLAYLCAIGFDVQNMMAPQNMSLGLYGIGIAAVGMLSTLGITLATDAYGPIADNAGGNAEMSGLGPEVRRRTDALDALGNTTAATGKGFAIGSAALTALALLASYVEEIRIGLMHNGVTMLEMSDGSMRFIQDASILDFMEYYRVSLMNPTVLVGVFIGAMMSFLFCGLTMNAVGRAAQSMVEEVRRQFREIKGILTGEGTPDYARCVEISTRGAQREMLFPSLLAIIVPVAVGLIFGVAGVMGLLVGGLSSGFVLAVFMANAGGAWDNAKKMVEEGHFGGKGSDSHKATVVGDTVGDPFKDTSGPSLNILIKLMSMVSIVMAGLTVAYHLF; encoded by the coding sequence ATGAACATTCCTTCGATTTTCTGGATCGTACCTGCCGCATCCGTCGTCGCCCTGGCCTTCGCCTGGCTGTTTTACAGCCTGATGAAGCGCGAGGACGAGGGTACGGAGCGCATGCGTGAAATCGCCGGGCACGTGCGCAAGGGCGCCATGGCCTATCTGCGTCAGCAGTACAAGGTCGTCGGCATCGTCTTCGTCGTGCTGGCGCTCTTCTTCGCCTACCTGGCCTACGGAGCCGGGGTGCAGAACGGCTGGGTGCCCTTCGCCTTCATCACGGGCGGATTCTTCTCGGGACTGGCCGGCTACTTCGGTATGAAAACCGCCACCTACGCTTCGGCCCGCACGGCCAATGCCGCACGGCAGTCGCTGGACCGCGGTCTGAAAGTCGCTTTCCGCAGCGGCGCGGTGATGGGTTTGGTGGTCGTGGGTCTCGGACTGCTGGACATCTCGTTCTGGTACGTGATTCTGACCTGGTTTGTCGATGCCGCAGGGCCGCAGAAACTCGTGGTCATCACGACGACGATGCTGACTTTCGGCATGGGCGCCTCGACGCAGGCCCTGTTCGCACGTGTCGGCGGCGGCATCTACACCAAGGCGGCCGATGTGGGCGCCGATCTGGTGGGCAAGGTCGAGGCGGGCATCCCCGAGGATGATCCGCGCAACCCCGCGACCATCGCCGACAACGTGGGCGACAATGTGGGCGACGTGGCCGGCATGGGCGCCGACCTTTACGAGAGCTATTGCGGCTCGGTGCTGGCCACGGCGGCGCTGGGCGCTGCGGCCTTTGCGTCGGCCGGCTCCGAAGCCTTGCAGATGAAAGCCGTGCTGGCACCGATGCTGATCGCCGCAGTGGGCATCCTGCTCTCGATCATCGGCATCTTCCTCGTGCGCACGAAGGAGGGGGCCACGATGCGCGAACTGCTGCACTCGCTGGGCGTGGGGGTGAATTTCAGTTCGCTGCTGATTGCTGTCGCCACCTTCGGCATCCTCTACCTGCTGGGCATCGGGAACTGGGTGGGGTTGTCCTTCTCGGTCATCACGGGCCTCGTGGCGGGCATCATCATCGGGCAGGCCACGGAGTATTTCACCTCGCACTCCTACAAACCGACGCAGAAGATCGCCGGAAGCGCCCAGACGGGACCTGCCACGGTCATCATCGCCGGGATCGGTTCGGGCATGATCTCCACGGCCGTTCCCGTCATAACCATCGGTGCGGCGATCGTTCTGGCCTATCTCTGCGCCATCGGCTTCGACGTGCAGAACATGATGGCTCCGCAGAATATGTCGTTGGGACTTTACGGCATCGGTATAGCCGCCGTGGGCATGCTTTCGACGCTGGGCATCACCCTCGCCACCGACGCCTACGGTCCTATCGCCGACAATGCGGGCGGCAACGCCGAGATGAGCGGTCTCGGCCCCGAGGTTCGCAGGCGCACCGACGCCCTCGATGCTTTGGGTAACACCACGGCCGCCACGGGCAAAGGCTTCGCCATCGGTTCGGCGGCCCTGACGGCCCTCGCGCTGCTGGCCTCGTATGTCGAGGAGATTCGCATCGGACTGATGCACAACGGCGTGACGATGCTCGAAATGTCCGACGGGTCGATGCGCTTCATTCAGGACGCCTCGATCCTCGATTTCATGGAGTACTACCGCGTTTCGCTGATGAATCCCACGGTGCTGGTCGGCGTGTTTATCGGCGCGATGATGTCGTTCCTCTTCTGCGGCCTGACGATGAACGCCGTAGGCCGTGCGGCTCAGAGTATGGTGGAGGAGGTGCGCCGCCAGTTCCGGGAGATCAAGGGCATCCTTACGGGCGAGGGAACTCCCGACTACGCCCGCTGCGTCGAGATTTCGACCCGCGGAGCGCAGCGTGAGATGTTGTTCCCGAGTTTGCTGGCCATCATCGTTCCGGTTGCCGTCGGCCTGATCTTCGGCGTGGCGGGTGTCATGGGGTTGCTCGTGGGCGGTTTGAGTTCGGGATTCGTGCTGGCGGTCTTCATGGCCAACGCCGGCGGCGCCTGGGACAACGCCAAGAAGATGGTCGAGGAGGGTCATTTCGGTGGCAAGGGTTCCGACAGTCACAAGGCTACGGTCGTGGGCGACACCGTGGGCGATCCTTTCAAGGATACGTCGGGGCCGTCGCTCAATATCCTCATCAAGTTGATGTCGATGGTTTCGATCGTGATGGCGGGGTTGACGGTCGCTTATCACCTGTTCTGA
- a CDS encoding MFS transporter, which produces MNRFTEFYRISPPAPAREMDADARSKYYRRLRLQAFAAATLGYSLYYVCRTSLNVMKKPILDSGALDASQLGVIGSALLFAYAVGKFVNGFIADYCNIKRFMATGLILSAAVNALMGLLGLAHSVIPTAVIFVTFAVMWGINGWAQSMGAPPAIISLSRWYPLRERGTYYGFFSASHNLGEFFSFLFVGSIVTFAGWQAGFFGSAVAGAIGVVIVLCWLHDTPESKGLPPVEALAHEKPAPGADKSVREIQKQVLRTPAVWVLAAASAFMYISRYAINGWGVLFLQEAKGYSDVEAISVVSINALLGILGTVLSGWFSDKLFKGDRKIPALLFGILNSLALALFLYGGNAMWVNVLSMVLFGIAIGVLICFLGGLMAVDIVPRKATGAALGVVGIASYCAAGIQDVASGWLIDANITVTADGAKHYDFEPVAVFWITASIISFLLPLMNRKKPTEV; this is translated from the coding sequence ATGAACCGCTTCACGGAATTCTACCGCATCAGTCCCCCGGCCCCGGCCCGCGAGATGGATGCCGACGCGCGCTCGAAATACTACCGCCGCCTGCGTTTGCAGGCATTCGCGGCGGCGACGCTCGGATACAGTCTCTACTATGTCTGCCGCACGAGTCTCAATGTCATGAAGAAACCCATTCTCGACAGCGGAGCGCTCGATGCATCCCAACTGGGAGTGATCGGATCGGCACTCCTGTTCGCCTATGCCGTCGGGAAATTCGTAAACGGATTCATTGCCGACTACTGCAACATCAAACGCTTCATGGCCACGGGACTCATCCTCTCGGCGGCGGTGAACGCCCTGATGGGACTGCTGGGGCTGGCGCATTCCGTAATTCCCACGGCAGTGATATTCGTGACGTTCGCCGTGATGTGGGGGATCAACGGCTGGGCACAATCCATGGGAGCGCCCCCGGCCATCATATCCCTCTCGCGATGGTATCCCCTCCGGGAACGGGGAACCTACTACGGATTCTTCTCGGCGAGCCACAATCTCGGAGAATTCTTCTCATTCCTATTCGTGGGCTCCATCGTGACATTCGCAGGATGGCAGGCAGGATTCTTCGGATCGGCCGTGGCGGGAGCAATCGGTGTGGTGATCGTCCTCTGCTGGCTCCATGACACCCCGGAATCCAAAGGACTGCCGCCCGTAGAAGCCCTGGCCCACGAGAAACCAGCGCCGGGAGCGGACAAATCCGTACGGGAGATTCAAAAACAAGTGCTCCGCACCCCGGCGGTATGGGTGCTGGCGGCGGCGAGCGCGTTCATGTACATATCCCGCTATGCCATAAACGGATGGGGAGTGCTGTTCCTGCAAGAGGCCAAGGGATACTCGGATGTGGAGGCCATATCCGTGGTCTCGATAAACGCCCTGCTGGGAATACTCGGAACCGTGCTCTCGGGATGGTTCTCGGACAAACTCTTCAAGGGAGACCGAAAGATTCCCGCCCTGCTGTTCGGCATACTGAACTCCCTGGCCCTGGCGCTGTTCTTGTACGGAGGAAATGCCATGTGGGTGAATGTCCTCTCGATGGTCCTGTTCGGAATAGCCATCGGAGTGCTGATCTGTTTCCTCGGAGGACTCATGGCCGTGGACATCGTGCCGAGAAAGGCGACGGGGGCCGCGCTGGGAGTGGTGGGGATAGCCTCCTACTGTGCTGCGGGAATTCAGGATGTCGCGTCGGGATGGCTCATAGATGCGAACATTACCGTAACGGCAGATGGCGCCAAACACTACGACTTCGAACCTGTGGCCGTATTCTGGATTACAGCGTCAATAATATCGTTTCTGCTGCCGCTGATGAACCGAAAGAAACCGACCGAAGTATAA
- a CDS encoding S1/P1 nuclease: MKKLLFLLLCTGFLQAGPVFGWGREGHETIAKIAERNLTKRAKKRIEKYLGGHSVVYYAKWMDEYRKTPEYAFTDGWHTAPVDAGLRYTDELLNPKRGNAIYGLELAVENLKNYRSLTDSAVAVNLKYVIHLVGDMHCPAHIKYTTHDMKYDVLFEDKYHKPHKFYVHSVWDNEIITTARIWSVSEWADELDRVSKAERQAIASGTPRDWLHDAAVCCEVQFEWAKPDERLGQDFLNKALPLVESQIQKAGYRLARILNDLFD, translated from the coding sequence ATGAAAAAATTACTGTTCCTGCTGTTGTGCACCGGATTCCTTCAGGCCGGCCCCGTTTTCGGATGGGGACGCGAAGGGCACGAAACCATCGCCAAAATCGCCGAGCGCAACCTGACGAAGAGAGCTAAAAAACGCATCGAAAAATACCTCGGGGGACACTCCGTCGTCTACTACGCCAAATGGATGGACGAATACCGCAAGACCCCCGAATACGCCTTCACCGACGGCTGGCACACAGCGCCCGTCGATGCCGGACTCCGCTATACCGACGAGCTGCTGAACCCGAAACGGGGCAACGCCATCTACGGACTGGAACTGGCCGTCGAAAACCTGAAAAACTACCGCAGTCTCACCGACTCGGCCGTGGCTGTCAACCTCAAATACGTCATTCACCTGGTGGGCGACATGCACTGCCCGGCGCACATCAAATACACGACCCACGACATGAAATACGACGTACTGTTCGAGGACAAGTACCACAAACCGCACAAATTCTACGTTCACAGCGTCTGGGACAACGAGATCATCACCACCGCACGCATCTGGTCCGTCAGCGAATGGGCCGACGAACTCGACCGGGTTTCCAAAGCCGAACGGCAGGCCATCGCCTCCGGAACGCCCCGCGACTGGCTCCACGATGCCGCCGTGTGCTGCGAAGTGCAGTTCGAATGGGCCAAACCCGACGAACGGCTGGGGCAGGATTTCCTGAACAAGGCGCTGCCGCTGGTCGAGAGCCAGATTCAAAAGGCCGGATACCGTCTCGCCCGCATATTGAACGATCTTTTCGATTAA
- a CDS encoding glycerophosphodiester phosphodiesterase family protein, whose protein sequence is MIRKINKLLIFAAALSGAACGEQAGMPTAANRAEAIVAEIHNPSSRKVLVASHRGDWRNYPENSIPAIESVIRMGVDIMELDLKLTKDSVLVLCHDHTIDRTTSGKGRVRDITYDSIRRCKLRRAHNVVTDSLRMPTLREALKVCKDRIVVNIDQGYEYYDLVLAITEELGVTEQILIKGKRAPEIVAAKFAEHPRNMMYMPIIDILKPQGKALFAEYREKGIVPLAYEICWDRPAPEVETCMREVVAGGSKLWVNSLWASLCGGLDDDRAFEGDPTAVYGKLVDMGATMIQTDRPELLISYLRSRGLHD, encoded by the coding sequence ATGATACGAAAAATCAACAAACTGCTGATCTTCGCAGCGGCTCTTTCGGGAGCCGCCTGCGGGGAACAGGCCGGGATGCCGACTGCGGCCAACCGCGCCGAAGCCATCGTGGCCGAAATCCACAACCCCTCCTCGCGGAAAGTCCTCGTCGCTTCGCACCGCGGCGACTGGCGCAACTACCCCGAAAACTCGATTCCGGCCATCGAATCGGTGATCCGCATGGGCGTAGACATCATGGAGCTGGACCTGAAACTGACCAAAGACAGCGTGCTGGTGCTCTGCCATGATCACACCATCGACCGCACAACCAGCGGCAAGGGCCGCGTCCGCGACATCACCTACGACTCGATCCGCCGCTGCAAGTTGCGCCGGGCTCACAACGTCGTCACCGACAGCCTGCGGATGCCGACGCTGCGCGAAGCACTCAAAGTCTGCAAGGACCGTATCGTGGTAAACATCGACCAAGGCTACGAATACTACGACCTCGTACTGGCCATCACCGAGGAGCTGGGCGTCACGGAGCAGATTCTCATCAAAGGCAAGCGCGCGCCCGAAATCGTGGCCGCGAAATTCGCCGAACACCCCCGCAACATGATGTACATGCCCATCATCGACATCCTCAAGCCCCAAGGCAAAGCGCTCTTCGCCGAATACCGCGAGAAAGGCATCGTGCCGCTGGCCTATGAAATTTGCTGGGACCGCCCGGCACCCGAGGTCGAAACCTGCATGCGGGAAGTCGTCGCCGGAGGCTCGAAACTCTGGGTCAACTCGCTTTGGGCATCGCTCTGCGGCGGACTGGACGACGACAGGGCTTTCGAGGGCGATCCCACCGCCGTCTACGGAAAACTCGTCGATATGGGTGCCACCATGATCCAGACCGACCGTCCCGAACTGCTGATCTCCTATCTCCGCTCGCGCGGACTCCACGATTAA